In one Microbacterium invictum genomic region, the following are encoded:
- a CDS encoding alpha-galactosidase, translated as MMTPDSPAAAELVGDGAELRLHGQVIARLERGLVVADRDGLTRDWSLVRVGSGGVWEVRLELRNDGDAPVTVTRMDSCALALDMGADPTHWRTNWYRSAWGDEFRPRHGTTRHDLFLDVRSGRSSHGSAPWLGIEREDDRAAVIICPAWSGNWHIAALSGGSVTAGISPWRFSVTLRPGEQVTAPSVVIAAAADLDAAAVELQRAVRDHWLARSTFADTVPTEWNHWWPYEDAEVTEEVISRNAVEAAALGLEVATVDAGWFGASDAASDWQEQRGDWTDVNTERFPSGLPALGDAIRAAGVLPGIWIEAEAVGRSARVRAEHPDLLAAADGNAQPDPSYRRMTVSLDPEDPGFLGYVCLGSPAGRAHLRSSLGDLIERVGARWIKLDFNVDPDSGCTRTDHGHGAGDGLFRHYEGLYRVLDEVRGRYPDVFLEACSSGGLRIDLGLARHVHAFFLSDPDYTEHHLEVLHGASRMLPPLAILHWSQSQWRGAYPPQQRAWAEVEPAEFRTMLRAAMLHRFGVSLRLTELAPALRDVLDEHVRLFRTEIAPLVRDGVLRPLSPTPERGGLGERAPAFQLSSDQEDRHIVAAFVLSGGRPPARVRLRALDPETRYRVTDLATGETSSADGRELVDVGVALPASGDATSWLLAVAPAS; from the coding sequence ATGATGACCCCAGATTCACCGGCAGCTGCCGAACTCGTCGGCGACGGCGCCGAGCTCCGCCTGCACGGGCAGGTGATCGCCCGGCTGGAGCGCGGGCTGGTGGTCGCCGATCGCGACGGTCTCACGCGGGACTGGTCGCTCGTGCGCGTCGGGTCGGGCGGGGTCTGGGAGGTGCGCCTCGAGCTCCGCAACGACGGCGACGCGCCGGTCACCGTGACGCGCATGGATTCCTGCGCCCTCGCCCTCGACATGGGCGCGGACCCCACCCACTGGCGGACGAACTGGTATCGCTCGGCGTGGGGGGATGAGTTCCGACCCCGCCACGGCACCACGCGTCACGACCTTTTCCTCGATGTCCGGTCAGGACGATCCTCGCATGGCTCGGCGCCGTGGCTCGGCATCGAGCGGGAGGATGACCGCGCCGCGGTGATCATCTGCCCGGCGTGGAGCGGGAACTGGCACATCGCCGCCCTCTCGGGAGGGTCTGTCACCGCCGGCATCTCGCCGTGGCGCTTCTCGGTGACGCTCCGCCCTGGCGAACAGGTCACCGCCCCGTCGGTCGTCATCGCGGCCGCAGCGGATCTGGACGCCGCCGCCGTCGAGCTGCAGCGCGCGGTGCGCGATCACTGGCTCGCCCGGTCGACCTTCGCCGACACCGTGCCCACCGAGTGGAACCACTGGTGGCCCTACGAGGACGCCGAGGTGACCGAGGAGGTCATCTCCCGCAACGCGGTCGAGGCGGCCGCGCTCGGACTGGAGGTCGCGACCGTCGACGCGGGATGGTTCGGCGCGTCCGACGCCGCCAGCGACTGGCAGGAGCAGCGCGGGGACTGGACGGATGTCAACACCGAGCGCTTCCCCTCGGGGCTGCCCGCGCTCGGCGACGCGATCCGGGCGGCGGGCGTGCTCCCGGGCATCTGGATCGAGGCCGAGGCGGTGGGCCGCAGCGCGCGGGTGCGGGCGGAGCACCCCGATCTCCTCGCCGCTGCCGACGGGAACGCGCAGCCCGATCCTTCGTACCGTCGGATGACGGTGTCGCTCGATCCCGAGGATCCGGGATTCCTGGGCTACGTCTGTCTCGGCTCCCCCGCGGGGCGGGCGCACCTCCGGTCGTCGCTCGGCGATCTCATCGAGCGGGTCGGTGCGCGGTGGATCAAGCTGGACTTCAACGTCGATCCCGATTCCGGATGCACCCGCACCGATCACGGGCACGGTGCCGGCGACGGGCTGTTCCGCCACTACGAGGGGCTCTACCGGGTTCTCGACGAGGTGCGCGGGAGGTACCCCGACGTCTTCCTGGAGGCCTGCTCGTCGGGAGGTCTGCGCATCGACCTCGGACTCGCCCGTCACGTGCACGCGTTCTTCCTGAGCGATCCCGACTACACCGAGCATCACCTCGAGGTGCTGCACGGTGCGTCGCGCATGCTGCCGCCGCTCGCCATCCTGCACTGGTCGCAGTCGCAGTGGCGTGGGGCCTACCCGCCGCAGCAGCGGGCATGGGCGGAGGTCGAGCCGGCGGAGTTCCGCACGATGCTGCGGGCCGCGATGCTGCACCGCTTCGGTGTCAGTCTCCGACTGACCGAGCTCGCCCCGGCGCTGCGCGATGTGCTGGATGAGCACGTGCGTCTGTTCCGCACCGAGATCGCGCCGCTCGTGCGCGACGGGGTGCTCCGCCCGCTCTCGCCGACGCCCGAACGCGGCGGCCTCGGTGAGCGGGCACCGGCGTTCCAGCTCTCCTCCGACCAGGAGGACCGTCACATCGTCGCCGCCTTCGTGCTCTCGGGCGGGCGGCCGCCCGCGCGCGTGCGCCTTCGCGCCCTCGACCCTGAGACGCGCTACCGCGTGACCGATCTCGCCACGGGCGAGACGTCGTCGGCCGACGGTCGCGAACTCGTCGATGTCGGAGTCGCCCTCCCTGCGTCCGGCGACGCGACCTCGTGGCTCCTCGCCGTCGCACCGGCATCCTGA